The Candidatus Methylacidiphilales bacterium sequence CCTCATAGCCAAAGAAAAAGAAATCGCTGCCGAACAATTCAAAGACAAACCTCCCACAGCAATCGAAAAAATCCTCGCAGGAAAAATCGAAAAACTCTACTCCACCATCTGCCTCCTCGAACAACCCTTCATCAAAGACCCCACCATCACCGTCAAAGACCTCCTCACCCGCAAAATCGCAGAAATCGGAGAAAACATCGTCATAAAACGCTTTACTCGCTACCAACTCGGTGAATAATTACCACATGCACAGCACCCGCGCTGCTATCTCAAAGCTCCTCTGCTCCTCATCCCTAACGTCGTCCTCCACCCTACTCGTTACCCTACTTCTCACCCTTATTTCCTTCACCCTCCTTTGCGGCTGCGCTTCCACTGCGTCAAAAAAACAAGAATTCTCCAGCACACCCAACCCAGACGACGAAATCACCGCTGCAAACTACCGCACGCGCCCCTCCCCCTCCACGCCCGCTGCTGACCCCTACGCTGGCACCCCCTACGAAGGCACGGCTTCCCTCGATCCCGCACCCACCACAAACACAGAAAACGGCACACTCCCCACCGACCCCGGCATCACCTACACCCCAGACGCCCCCACCTATGCTGAAGACTACACATCAGGAAAATACCACACCGTCGTCCCTGGCGACACCCTCTGGAAAATCGCACGCGAATACAACACCACCGTCCGCACCCTCCGAGCCCTAAACGGTTTCACCGAAAAAAACACCATCATCCGCCCAGGCGACAAAATCCGCCTACCCTAGCCCCATATACCCATTGCATCCCCCATCACCTCACCCCATAGAAAACCTCATCCCATACACCTTCCGCAACCCCCAACTCCTCACCCTCGCACTCACCCACCCCTCAGCCTCCCCCACCCACACCTCCCACAACCAACGCCTCGAATACCTCGGCGACGCCATCCTCCAATTCATCGTCAGCGCATGGCTCTATGAGACCCTCCCCCACGCCCCAGAAGGCCGCCTCACCTCCCTCCGCGCCGCCCTCGTCAACCGCCACCAACTCGCCTCCTGGGCTCGCACCCTCAACCTCCAACACCACCTCATCACCGACAAAAAAAACTCCACCATCGCCACCCAGACCACCGTCCTCGCTGCAGCCTGCGAAGCCCTCATCGGCGCCCTCTACCTAGACGGCGGCATCCCCATCGCCGAAACCTTCATCCGCCACCACCTACAAAACATAAACCTCGAACCCCTCCTCACCCACCACAACCCCAAAGGCCTCCTCCAAGAATACCTCCAAAAACAAAAATCCCC is a genomic window containing:
- the rnc gene encoding ribonuclease III, translating into MHPPSPHPIENLIPYTFRNPQLLTLALTHPSASPTHTSHNQRLEYLGDAILQFIVSAWLYETLPHAPEGRLTSLRAALVNRHQLASWARTLNLQHHLITDKKNSTIATQTTVLAAACEALIGALYLDGGIPIAETFIRHHLQNINLEPLLTHHNPKGLLQEYLQKQKSPPPTYHLIQTDGPPHRRTYTVEVRYLGHTAQATATSKKAAETAAARTALKTLGLLSD
- a CDS encoding LysM peptidoglycan-binding domain-containing protein encodes the protein MHSTRAAISKLLCSSSLTSSSTLLVTLLLTLISFTLLCGCASTASKKQEFSSTPNPDDEITAANYRTRPSPSTPAADPYAGTPYEGTASLDPAPTTNTENGTLPTDPGITYTPDAPTYAEDYTSGKYHTVVPGDTLWKIAREYNTTVRTLRALNGFTEKNTIIRPGDKIRLP